ATGTATGGGAACGCTCGGAAATTGTCAACACCCCAAAGGTACAGGTCGCAAAAAAGTCATATTTTCCGCCACATTCGCGAAAAAACAGGACCTGCCCTGTCAGCCCCCCTAAACCCGGCAAATAAGGCTGGCCACCCCTTAAAAATCGGCATCACCCACGCCGTTCTGGCGGTAATAATCCGCGGGCATCGGGCCAAAGCGATTAGGACCAAGCTGGGTTGGCTTGCACCACCAGATAATGAGCACAATCATCCCGATCAAGGGCAAAAAGATCAGCAGCATCCACCAGCCTGACCGGTCCGTATCGTGAAGCCTGCGCACACCAAGTGCAAGCGTTGGAATGAACGCGACCAGATTAAACAGCGAATTTAACGGTCCTGTCGTATTATCCCAGCCAAATAACGCGGTATCGATAATCGATAGCAGCGTTGCCGCGATCAGGGCAAACAGCTCCCACCACCAGAAG
The window above is part of the Thalassospira marina genome. Proteins encoded here:
- a CDS encoding DUF805 domain-containing protein yields the protein MNFGEAIRSGFMNYINFKDRSSRSAFWWWELFALIAATLLSIIDTALFGWDNTTGPLNSLFNLVAFIPTLALGVRRLHDTDRSGWWMLLIFLPLIGMIVLIIWWCKPTQLGPNRFGPMPADYYRQNGVGDADF